From Homo sapiens chromosome 6, GRCh38.p14 Primary Assembly, the proteins below share one genomic window:
- the ZKSCAN3 gene encoding zinc finger protein with KRAB and SCAN domains 3 isoform X1: MARELSESTALDAQSTEDQMELLVIKVEEEEAGFPSSPDLGSEGSRERFRGFRYPEAAGPREALSRLRELCRQWLQPEMHSKEQILELLVLEQFLTILPGNLQSWVREQHPESGEEVVVLLEYLERQLDEPAPQVSGVDQGQELLCCKMALLTPAPGSQSSQFQLMKALLKHESVGSQPLQDRVLQVPVLAHGGCCREDKVVASRLTPESQGLLKVEDVALTLTPEWTQQDSSQGNLCRDEKQENHGSLVSLGDEKQTKSRDLPPAEELPEKEHGKISCHLREDIAQIPTCAEAGEQEGRLQRKQKNATGGRRHICHECGKSFAQSSGLSKHRRIHTGEKPYECEECGKAFIGSSALVIHQRVHTGEKPYECEECGKAFSHSSDLIKHQRTHTGEKPYECDDCGKTFSQSCSLLEHHRIHTGEKPYQCSMCGKAFRRSSHLLRHQRIHTGDKNVQEPEQGEAWKSRMESQLENVETPMSYKCNECERSFTQNTGLIEHQKIHTGEKPYQCNACGKGFTRISYLVQHQRSHVGKNILSQ, translated from the exons ATGGCTAGAGAATTAAGTGAAAGCACAGCCCTGGATGCCCAGTCTACAGAAGACCAGATGGAGCTTCTGGTCATAAAGGTGGAGGAAGAAGAAGCCGGTTTTCCCAGTAGCCCAGATCTGGGTTCTGAGGGCTCCCGCGAGCGCTTCCGAGGCTTCCGCTACCCGGAGGCTGCAGGCCCCCGCGAGGCGCTGAGTCGGCTCCGAGAGCTCTGCCGACAGTGGCTGCAGCCTGAGATGCACAGCAAGGAGCAGATCCTGGAGCTGCTGGTGCTGGAGCAGTTCCTGACCATCCTGCCGGGGAATCTGCAGAGCTGGGTGCGGGAGCAGCATCCAGAGAGcggggaggaggtggtggtgctATTGGAGTATTTGGAGAGGCAGCTGGATGAGCCGGCGCCGCAG GTTTCAGGTGTTGACCAGGGGCAAGAACTGCTCTGTTGCAAGATGGCACTATTGACACCAGCCCCAGGGTCACAAAGTAGCCAATTTCAGCTAATGAAGGCTCTGCTCAAGCATGAATCTGTGGGATCCCAGCCTTTACAAGATAGAG TTCTCCAGGTCCCCGTGCTTGCCCATGGAGGATGCTGCAGAGAAGATAAAGTGGTAGCTTCTAGGCTTACTCCAGAGTCCCAG GGGTTGTTGAAAGTGGAAGATGTGGCCCTGACCCTCACCCCTGAATGGACACAGCAGGATTCATCTCAGGGGAATCTCTGTAGAGATGAAAAGCAGGAGAACCATGGCAGCCTGGTCTCCCTGG GTGATGAAAAACAGACTAAGAGCAGGGACTTGCCTCCAGCTGAGGAGCTTCCAGAAAAGGAGCATGGGAAGATATCGTGCCACCTGAGAGAAGACATTGCCCAGATTCCTACATGTGCAGAAGCTGGTGAACAGGAGGGCAGGctacaaagaaagcagaaaaatgccACAGGAGGGAGGCGGCACATCTGCCATGAATGTGGAAAGAGTTTTGCTCAAAGCTCAGGCCTGAGTAAACACAGGAGAATccacactggtgagaaaccctacGAATGTGAAGAGTGTGGCAAAGCCTTCATTGGGAGCTCTGCCCTTGTCATTCATCAGAGAGTCCACACTGGTGAGAAGCCATATGAGTGTGAAGAATGTGGTAAGGCCTTCAGTCATAGCTCAGACCTTATCAAGCATCAGAGAACCCACACTGGGGAGAAGCCCTATGAGTGTGATGACTGTGGGAAGACCTTCAGCCAGAGCTGCAGCCTCCTTGAACATCACAGAATCCACACTGGGGAGAAGCCGTATCAGTGCAGTAtgtgtggcaaagcctttaggcGAAGTTCACATCTCCTGAGACATCAgaggatccatactggggataaAAATGTTCAGGAACCTGAGCAGGGAGAGGCCTGGAAAAGTAGGATGGAAAGCCAGTTGGAAAATGTTGAAACTCCCATGTCTTATAAATGTAATGAGTGTGAAAGAAGTTTCACTCAGAATACAGGCCTCATTGAACATCAAAAAATccacactggtgagaaaccctatcAGTGTAATGCGTGTGGAAAAGGCTTCACCCGAATTTCATACCTTGTTCAACATCAGAGAAGCCATGTAGGGAAAAACATCCTATCACAGTGA
- the ZKSCAN3 gene encoding zinc finger protein with KRAB and SCAN domains 3 isoform X2 — protein MARELSESTALDAQSTEDQMELLVIKVEEEEAGFPSSPDLGSEGSRERFRGFRYPEAAGPREALSRLRELCRQWLQPEMHSKEQILELLVLEQFLTILPGNLQSWVSGVDQGQELLCCKMALLTPAPGSQSSQFQLMKALLKHESVGSQPLQDRVLQVPVLAHGGCCREDKVVASRLTPESQGLLKVEDVALTLTPEWTQQDSSQGNLCRDEKQENHGSLVSLGDEKQTKSRDLPPAEELPEKEHGKISCHLREDIAQIPTCAEAGEQEGRLQRKQKNATGGRRHICHECGKSFAQSSGLSKHRRIHTGEKPYECEECGKAFIGSSALVIHQRVHTGEKPYECEECGKAFSHSSDLIKHQRTHTGEKPYECDDCGKTFSQSCSLLEHHRIHTGEKPYQCSMCGKAFRRSSHLLRHQRIHTGDKNVQEPEQGEAWKSRMESQLENVETPMSYKCNECERSFTQNTGLIEHQKIHTGEKPYQCNACGKGFTRISYLVQHQRSHVGKNILSQ, from the exons ATGGCTAGAGAATTAAGTGAAAGCACAGCCCTGGATGCCCAGTCTACAGAAGACCAGATGGAGCTTCTGGTCATAAAGGTGGAGGAAGAAGAAGCCGGTTTTCCCAGTAGCCCAGATCTGGGTTCTGAGGGCTCCCGCGAGCGCTTCCGAGGCTTCCGCTACCCGGAGGCTGCAGGCCCCCGCGAGGCGCTGAGTCGGCTCCGAGAGCTCTGCCGACAGTGGCTGCAGCCTGAGATGCACAGCAAGGAGCAGATCCTGGAGCTGCTGGTGCTGGAGCAGTTCCTGACCATCCTGCCGGGGAATCTGCAGAGCTGG GTTTCAGGTGTTGACCAGGGGCAAGAACTGCTCTGTTGCAAGATGGCACTATTGACACCAGCCCCAGGGTCACAAAGTAGCCAATTTCAGCTAATGAAGGCTCTGCTCAAGCATGAATCTGTGGGATCCCAGCCTTTACAAGATAGAG TTCTCCAGGTCCCCGTGCTTGCCCATGGAGGATGCTGCAGAGAAGATAAAGTGGTAGCTTCTAGGCTTACTCCAGAGTCCCAG GGGTTGTTGAAAGTGGAAGATGTGGCCCTGACCCTCACCCCTGAATGGACACAGCAGGATTCATCTCAGGGGAATCTCTGTAGAGATGAAAAGCAGGAGAACCATGGCAGCCTGGTCTCCCTGG GTGATGAAAAACAGACTAAGAGCAGGGACTTGCCTCCAGCTGAGGAGCTTCCAGAAAAGGAGCATGGGAAGATATCGTGCCACCTGAGAGAAGACATTGCCCAGATTCCTACATGTGCAGAAGCTGGTGAACAGGAGGGCAGGctacaaagaaagcagaaaaatgccACAGGAGGGAGGCGGCACATCTGCCATGAATGTGGAAAGAGTTTTGCTCAAAGCTCAGGCCTGAGTAAACACAGGAGAATccacactggtgagaaaccctacGAATGTGAAGAGTGTGGCAAAGCCTTCATTGGGAGCTCTGCCCTTGTCATTCATCAGAGAGTCCACACTGGTGAGAAGCCATATGAGTGTGAAGAATGTGGTAAGGCCTTCAGTCATAGCTCAGACCTTATCAAGCATCAGAGAACCCACACTGGGGAGAAGCCCTATGAGTGTGATGACTGTGGGAAGACCTTCAGCCAGAGCTGCAGCCTCCTTGAACATCACAGAATCCACACTGGGGAGAAGCCGTATCAGTGCAGTAtgtgtggcaaagcctttaggcGAAGTTCACATCTCCTGAGACATCAgaggatccatactggggataaAAATGTTCAGGAACCTGAGCAGGGAGAGGCCTGGAAAAGTAGGATGGAAAGCCAGTTGGAAAATGTTGAAACTCCCATGTCTTATAAATGTAATGAGTGTGAAAGAAGTTTCACTCAGAATACAGGCCTCATTGAACATCAAAAAATccacactggtgagaaaccctatcAGTGTAATGCGTGTGGAAAAGGCTTCACCCGAATTTCATACCTTGTTCAACATCAGAGAAGCCATGTAGGGAAAAACATCCTATCACAGTGA
- the ZKSCAN3 gene encoding zinc finger protein with KRAB and SCAN domains 3 isoform X3: MVSGVDQGQELLCCKMALLTPAPGSQSSQFQLMKALLKHESVGSQPLQDRVLQVPVLAHGGCCREDKVVASRLTPESQGLLKVEDVALTLTPEWTQQDSSQGNLCRDEKQENHGSLVSLGDEKQTKSRDLPPAEELPEKEHGKISCHLREDIAQIPTCAEAGEQEGRLQRKQKNATGGRRHICHECGKSFAQSSGLSKHRRIHTGEKPYECEECGKAFIGSSALVIHQRVHTGEKPYECEECGKAFSHSSDLIKHQRTHTGEKPYECDDCGKTFSQSCSLLEHHRIHTGEKPYQCSMCGKAFRRSSHLLRHQRIHTGDKNVQEPEQGEAWKSRMESQLENVETPMSYKCNECERSFTQNTGLIEHQKIHTGEKPYQCNACGKGFTRISYLVQHQRSHVGKNILSQ, translated from the exons ATG GTTTCAGGTGTTGACCAGGGGCAAGAACTGCTCTGTTGCAAGATGGCACTATTGACACCAGCCCCAGGGTCACAAAGTAGCCAATTTCAGCTAATGAAGGCTCTGCTCAAGCATGAATCTGTGGGATCCCAGCCTTTACAAGATAGAG TTCTCCAGGTCCCCGTGCTTGCCCATGGAGGATGCTGCAGAGAAGATAAAGTGGTAGCTTCTAGGCTTACTCCAGAGTCCCAG GGGTTGTTGAAAGTGGAAGATGTGGCCCTGACCCTCACCCCTGAATGGACACAGCAGGATTCATCTCAGGGGAATCTCTGTAGAGATGAAAAGCAGGAGAACCATGGCAGCCTGGTCTCCCTGG GTGATGAAAAACAGACTAAGAGCAGGGACTTGCCTCCAGCTGAGGAGCTTCCAGAAAAGGAGCATGGGAAGATATCGTGCCACCTGAGAGAAGACATTGCCCAGATTCCTACATGTGCAGAAGCTGGTGAACAGGAGGGCAGGctacaaagaaagcagaaaaatgccACAGGAGGGAGGCGGCACATCTGCCATGAATGTGGAAAGAGTTTTGCTCAAAGCTCAGGCCTGAGTAAACACAGGAGAATccacactggtgagaaaccctacGAATGTGAAGAGTGTGGCAAAGCCTTCATTGGGAGCTCTGCCCTTGTCATTCATCAGAGAGTCCACACTGGTGAGAAGCCATATGAGTGTGAAGAATGTGGTAAGGCCTTCAGTCATAGCTCAGACCTTATCAAGCATCAGAGAACCCACACTGGGGAGAAGCCCTATGAGTGTGATGACTGTGGGAAGACCTTCAGCCAGAGCTGCAGCCTCCTTGAACATCACAGAATCCACACTGGGGAGAAGCCGTATCAGTGCAGTAtgtgtggcaaagcctttaggcGAAGTTCACATCTCCTGAGACATCAgaggatccatactggggataaAAATGTTCAGGAACCTGAGCAGGGAGAGGCCTGGAAAAGTAGGATGGAAAGCCAGTTGGAAAATGTTGAAACTCCCATGTCTTATAAATGTAATGAGTGTGAAAGAAGTTTCACTCAGAATACAGGCCTCATTGAACATCAAAAAATccacactggtgagaaaccctatcAGTGTAATGCGTGTGGAAAAGGCTTCACCCGAATTTCATACCTTGTTCAACATCAGAGAAGCCATGTAGGGAAAAACATCCTATCACAGTGA
- the ZKSCAN3 gene encoding zinc finger protein with KRAB and SCAN domains 3 isoform X4, translated as MALLTPAPGSQSSQFQLMKALLKHESVGSQPLQDRVLQVPVLAHGGCCREDKVVASRLTPESQGLLKVEDVALTLTPEWTQQDSSQGNLCRDEKQENHGSLVSLGDEKQTKSRDLPPAEELPEKEHGKISCHLREDIAQIPTCAEAGEQEGRLQRKQKNATGGRRHICHECGKSFAQSSGLSKHRRIHTGEKPYECEECGKAFIGSSALVIHQRVHTGEKPYECEECGKAFSHSSDLIKHQRTHTGEKPYECDDCGKTFSQSCSLLEHHRIHTGEKPYQCSMCGKAFRRSSHLLRHQRIHTGDKNVQEPEQGEAWKSRMESQLENVETPMSYKCNECERSFTQNTGLIEHQKIHTGEKPYQCNACGKGFTRISYLVQHQRSHVGKNILSQ; from the exons ATGGCACTATTGACACCAGCCCCAGGGTCACAAAGTAGCCAATTTCAGCTAATGAAGGCTCTGCTCAAGCATGAATCTGTGGGATCCCAGCCTTTACAAGATAGAG TTCTCCAGGTCCCCGTGCTTGCCCATGGAGGATGCTGCAGAGAAGATAAAGTGGTAGCTTCTAGGCTTACTCCAGAGTCCCAG GGGTTGTTGAAAGTGGAAGATGTGGCCCTGACCCTCACCCCTGAATGGACACAGCAGGATTCATCTCAGGGGAATCTCTGTAGAGATGAAAAGCAGGAGAACCATGGCAGCCTGGTCTCCCTGG GTGATGAAAAACAGACTAAGAGCAGGGACTTGCCTCCAGCTGAGGAGCTTCCAGAAAAGGAGCATGGGAAGATATCGTGCCACCTGAGAGAAGACATTGCCCAGATTCCTACATGTGCAGAAGCTGGTGAACAGGAGGGCAGGctacaaagaaagcagaaaaatgccACAGGAGGGAGGCGGCACATCTGCCATGAATGTGGAAAGAGTTTTGCTCAAAGCTCAGGCCTGAGTAAACACAGGAGAATccacactggtgagaaaccctacGAATGTGAAGAGTGTGGCAAAGCCTTCATTGGGAGCTCTGCCCTTGTCATTCATCAGAGAGTCCACACTGGTGAGAAGCCATATGAGTGTGAAGAATGTGGTAAGGCCTTCAGTCATAGCTCAGACCTTATCAAGCATCAGAGAACCCACACTGGGGAGAAGCCCTATGAGTGTGATGACTGTGGGAAGACCTTCAGCCAGAGCTGCAGCCTCCTTGAACATCACAGAATCCACACTGGGGAGAAGCCGTATCAGTGCAGTAtgtgtggcaaagcctttaggcGAAGTTCACATCTCCTGAGACATCAgaggatccatactggggataaAAATGTTCAGGAACCTGAGCAGGGAGAGGCCTGGAAAAGTAGGATGGAAAGCCAGTTGGAAAATGTTGAAACTCCCATGTCTTATAAATGTAATGAGTGTGAAAGAAGTTTCACTCAGAATACAGGCCTCATTGAACATCAAAAAATccacactggtgagaaaccctatcAGTGTAATGCGTGTGGAAAAGGCTTCACCCGAATTTCATACCTTGTTCAACATCAGAGAAGCCATGTAGGGAAAAACATCCTATCACAGTGA